From the genome of Devriesea agamarum, one region includes:
- a CDS encoding cell division protein FtsQ/DivIB has protein sequence MAQGRDASALGTRQPGSVRPSRWPKRAANAAGGARGSGGDGVHNPDPGKELNPSPGSARKPGAGAGASGARVVQAGDRFGARTPARRGGAAKKAVRKTDARAVTLAAGGRRKARSADPGGTEQGLFRRILWGKKSWRRGRRIATLSAIGVLIVVGILFALALFLPALSVQTIEVKGRTYVSSGSVEKALSGTKGSPLLFVNTGALDKSLDAVPGIQSATVVRKWPSTLVVTVKERTPLAIISEPGGATKVVDAEGVTLPVDPGSQEGLVPLTVGQGSQDPNAAVETMLSTLASMPQDLRGRISDIAATSRDDVSFTIRANENETKRVIWGNASDGPLKSRVLTVLLGQPGGTIDVSSPTAPVTHP, from the coding sequence ATGGCACAGGGGCGCGACGCGTCTGCTCTGGGGACGAGGCAACCCGGATCGGTCAGACCGTCTCGTTGGCCGAAGCGTGCGGCGAACGCGGCGGGAGGTGCGCGCGGTTCCGGCGGGGATGGGGTGCACAATCCCGACCCGGGCAAAGAACTTAACCCCAGCCCGGGTAGTGCTCGTAAACCCGGCGCAGGTGCCGGTGCGAGCGGTGCCCGCGTGGTACAGGCTGGTGACCGTTTTGGTGCCCGAACCCCGGCGCGCAGGGGTGGCGCGGCGAAAAAAGCGGTACGAAAGACAGATGCGCGTGCGGTGACCTTGGCCGCAGGAGGTCGGCGAAAAGCTCGCAGCGCCGATCCTGGGGGCACCGAACAGGGGCTGTTCCGCCGGATCCTTTGGGGGAAAAAATCCTGGCGGCGTGGCCGACGGATTGCGACGCTCAGCGCGATCGGTGTTCTGATCGTGGTGGGGATTTTGTTTGCCCTCGCACTGTTTTTGCCAGCGCTGTCGGTGCAGACCATTGAGGTCAAAGGGCGCACGTATGTGAGTTCCGGCAGCGTCGAGAAGGCATTGTCTGGGACGAAAGGAAGTCCGCTTCTGTTCGTCAATACCGGCGCTTTGGATAAAAGTCTGGATGCCGTGCCCGGTATTCAGTCGGCGACGGTGGTGCGCAAGTGGCCTTCCACGCTGGTGGTGACGGTGAAGGAAAGGACACCTCTGGCGATCATTAGCGAGCCCGGCGGAGCCACCAAGGTTGTAGATGCTGAAGGGGTGACCTTGCCGGTTGATCCCGGTTCACAAGAAGGACTAGTTCCCCTGACCGTGGGGCAGGGTTCCCAGGATCCCAATGCCGCAGTGGAGACGATGCTGAGCACTTTGGCGTCGATGCCCCAGGACTTGCGGGGGCGGATCTCTGATATTGCCGCGACCTCACGCGATGATGTGTCTTTTACGATTCGTGCCAATGAGAACGAAACTAAGCGCGTGATCTGGGGAAATGCGAGTGATGGGCCGTTGAAGTCGCGGGTGCTCACGGTTTTGCTCGGGCAACCGGGCGGAACTATTGATGTCTCCTCGCCGACCGCCCCGGTGACGCATCCGTAG